A genome region from Pseudomonas anguilliseptica includes the following:
- a CDS encoding alpha/beta hydrolase, which translates to MRLALLLAALLLSGCAARDQLPDFSATAQQNLPATYFDAVIHGRDGTRLSATVFQPALKAGEQAPVIVHTHGWGGWRVTRPNGFYGTQMMSGRAALKAWQAGYWVISYDQRGWGGSEGDIEMMNPDYEVQDALAVIDWASAHLPRLSMDAENDPKVGMLGESYGGAVQLLASATDPRIDAIVPIATWYDLSEALAPDGHLKSGWTSVLLGLGLSTGYDLGKFVQAPYLKSVDGRMREPVRAELKAHSLSSFCARGQRPQADALLIQGMRDTLFPLNQGLAIRDCLQQANRDVRLLGMQGGHILPPPVQRWSGLPPFNNEAVLHCDGRAINLYQNIISWYEDKLRGRKGVAASIPDFCVSLDLDQGVALQQLPASQRIELPATLIRPLSSGLLQPSRFIPLQQVQASSALVGVPRVYLENAEGMPTLFASMVVKRADGSSTVLSEQVTPLNGQASTELAAVSAQLQPGDTLGLRISGFSGQYLFNGSWQFASSTLHGSIEWPQLLPLQPQLARH; encoded by the coding sequence ATGCGCCTTGCCTTGCTACTTGCCGCCCTGCTGCTCAGCGGCTGTGCCGCCCGTGACCAACTGCCAGACTTCAGCGCCACCGCGCAGCAGAACCTGCCTGCAACCTATTTCGATGCTGTGATCCATGGCCGCGATGGCACACGGCTGTCTGCCACGGTATTCCAGCCGGCGCTGAAGGCCGGCGAGCAGGCTCCGGTGATCGTACACACCCATGGTTGGGGCGGCTGGCGCGTCACCCGGCCGAACGGTTTCTACGGCACGCAGATGATGTCCGGGCGCGCCGCATTAAAAGCCTGGCAGGCTGGCTACTGGGTAATCAGCTACGACCAGCGTGGCTGGGGCGGCAGTGAGGGCGACATTGAGATGATGAACCCCGACTACGAAGTGCAAGACGCCCTGGCGGTGATCGACTGGGCCAGTGCTCACCTGCCACGTCTGAGCATGGATGCCGAAAACGATCCCAAAGTCGGCATGCTCGGTGAAAGCTACGGCGGCGCCGTGCAATTGCTGGCCTCTGCGACAGACCCGCGCATTGATGCCATTGTGCCGATTGCCACCTGGTATGACTTGAGCGAGGCCTTGGCACCCGACGGTCACTTGAAGAGCGGCTGGACTAGCGTGCTACTGGGTCTGGGCTTGTCGACGGGGTATGACTTGGGCAAGTTCGTGCAAGCGCCTTACCTGAAAAGCGTTGATGGTCGCATGCGTGAGCCGGTACGCGCTGAACTCAAAGCCCATAGCCTGAGCAGTTTCTGTGCACGCGGCCAACGCCCTCAGGCTGACGCACTGTTGATCCAAGGCATGCGTGACACCCTGTTCCCGCTCAATCAGGGCCTGGCGATCCGAGATTGCCTGCAACAGGCGAACCGCGATGTACGCCTGCTGGGTATGCAAGGCGGGCATATCCTGCCGCCCCCGGTGCAGCGCTGGAGCGGCCTGCCCCCCTTTAATAACGAAGCGGTGCTGCACTGCGACGGCCGGGCGATCAATCTCTACCAGAACATCATCAGTTGGTACGAAGACAAACTACGCGGGCGCAAGGGCGTGGCGGCGAGCATTCCCGATTTCTGCGTCAGCCTCGATCTGGATCAGGGTGTGGCCCTGCAGCAACTACCGGCCAGTCAACGTATCGAACTGCCGGCCACCCTGATTCGGCCGTTAAGCAGCGGCCTGCTGCAACCGTCGCGCTTTATCCCGCTGCAACAGGTGCAGGCGAGCAGCGCCCTGGTTGGCGTGCCACGCGTGTATCTGGAAAATGCCGAAGGAATGCCGACACTGTTTGCCTCCATGGTGGTCAAGCGTGCCGATGGCAGCAGTACAGTGCTCAGTGAACAGGTCACCCCACTCAACGGGCAAGCCAGCACAGAGCTGGCTGCCGTCAGCGCACAGCTGCAGCCGGGCGACACCTTGGGCCTGCGTATCAGCGGCTTTAGTGGCCAATACCTGTTCAATGGCTCCTGGCAGTTCGCTAGCAGCACACTGCACGGCAGCATCGAGTGGCCGCAATTGCTGCCGCTGCAACCGCAACTGGCCAGGCACTGA
- the tusA gene encoding sulfurtransferase TusA: MSLQTTAIPDATLDATGLNCPEPVMMLHNKVRDLQAGGLLKVIATDPSTRRDIPKFCVFLGHELVEQAEDGATYLYLIRKKSDE; the protein is encoded by the coding sequence ATGTCTTTGCAAACCACCGCCATTCCCGATGCCACCCTCGACGCCACTGGGCTCAACTGCCCCGAGCCGGTGATGATGCTGCACAACAAGGTGCGCGACCTGCAGGCCGGCGGCCTGCTCAAGGTGATAGCCACCGATCCCTCGACCCGTCGCGATATTCCAAAATTCTGCGTGTTTCTTGGCCATGAGCTGGTGGAGCAGGCTGAAGACGGCGCGACGTACCTGTACCTGATTCGCAAGAAATCTGACGAATGA
- a CDS encoding gamma-glutamylcyclotransferase family protein, translating to MNWYFAYGSNMNPARMQARGMTVLEALSGHLPGYSLCFNKRAADRAPGRAYANIRHQREGRVEGVLYRLADAGEIAKLDHFEGTPIYYSRECLPIVAAHGVQPAWVYIANPAFREEGLLPSADYLAHLLAGRELLSEAYWSTLAAWSVHPD from the coding sequence ATGAATTGGTACTTCGCCTACGGCTCGAATATGAATCCGGCCCGCATGCAGGCGCGCGGCATGACGGTGCTGGAGGCGCTATCAGGGCATCTGCCGGGTTACAGCCTTTGCTTTAACAAGCGGGCGGCGGATCGAGCGCCGGGGCGGGCTTATGCCAATATTCGGCATCAGCGCGAGGGGCGGGTGGAAGGCGTTCTGTATCGCCTGGCCGACGCCGGTGAGATCGCCAAGCTGGATCACTTCGAAGGCACGCCGATCTATTACAGCCGCGAGTGTCTGCCGATTGTCGCGGCCCACGGCGTGCAGCCAGCCTGGGTGTATATCGCCAACCCGGCGTTTCGCGAAGAAGGTTTGCTGCCCAGCGCCGATTACCTGGCTCATCTGCTGGCTGGGCGTGAGTTGTTGTCCGAAGCCTACTGGTCGACGCTGGCGGCCTGGTCGGTCCATCCCGACTGA
- a CDS encoding DUF3080 family protein, with translation MNARLLLLLAALCLCACTPADDGLALQADYLQRLSNALNVEPATAFDSSELTHYRLPARRKRLIEIAELRISLLDLLVDVRRCPALQQQISQRNNSLGKQLTPSSRLAYEGDAAACPGCLQRTPAQPGSAPLHNTLEQLAQEKRAQLPGVFWNALNASPEVERYLRFAEQPLPPNASEDNAALDALAQLAAIGSALPDALPPSAEQLDPLFFALHASDQGGQLISSLASLTYSLNQGSDMLDSRQKGRPLCPTGKATERARIVQNIFVKYYAGSLQPYLAQVDQRGQAWSSSLRSLSGVAQIPPATREYLQQLSGNQASLWADFQQATARHVRSWQTVLNSCGLAPGQSGWTDQAASVDQ, from the coding sequence ATGAACGCTCGCCTGCTGCTTCTGCTCGCTGCACTTTGCCTGTGCGCCTGCACGCCCGCCGATGATGGCCTGGCGCTGCAGGCTGATTACCTGCAGCGTTTAAGCAATGCCCTGAATGTCGAACCGGCAACCGCCTTCGACTCCAGCGAACTGACCCACTACCGCCTGCCAGCACGCCGCAAACGCTTGATAGAAATTGCCGAGCTGCGCATCAGCCTGCTCGACCTGCTGGTCGATGTGCGTCGTTGCCCTGCCTTGCAACAGCAAATCAGCCAGCGCAACAACAGCCTCGGTAAACAACTCACACCCAGCAGCCGTCTGGCTTATGAAGGCGACGCTGCTGCGTGCCCTGGATGCCTGCAGCGCACACCTGCGCAGCCAGGATCCGCCCCCCTGCACAACACCCTTGAACAACTGGCGCAGGAAAAACGCGCACAACTGCCCGGCGTATTCTGGAATGCCCTGAATGCCAGCCCGGAGGTCGAACGCTACCTGCGCTTTGCCGAACAGCCCCTCCCGCCCAATGCCAGCGAAGATAATGCCGCGCTGGATGCCCTGGCACAGCTGGCCGCCATCGGCAGCGCGCTGCCTGATGCGCTGCCACCGAGTGCAGAGCAGCTTGATCCATTGTTCTTCGCCTTACATGCCAGCGACCAGGGCGGCCAGTTGATCAGCAGCCTGGCCAGCCTGACCTACAGCCTCAACCAGGGCAGCGACATGCTGGACAGTCGCCAAAAGGGCCGACCGCTCTGCCCCACGGGCAAGGCCACGGAACGTGCACGCATCGTGCAGAACATCTTCGTCAAGTATTACGCTGGCAGCCTGCAGCCCTACCTGGCGCAGGTAGATCAGCGTGGCCAGGCCTGGAGCAGCAGCCTGCGCAGCCTCAGTGGCGTGGCGCAGATACCGCCAGCGACGCGGGAGTATCTGCAGCAACTGAGCGGCAACCAAGCGTCGTTATGGGCGGACTTTCAGCAGGCCACCGCAAGGCATGTGCGCAGCTGGCAAACGGTGCTGAACAGCTGCGGCCTGGCCCCCGGTCAGTCGGGATGGACCGACCAGGCCGCCAGCGTCGACCAGTAG
- a CDS encoding MATE family efflux transporter translates to MLAQTRLQRVSTEFYSLLKLATPIIIAQLANTAMGFVDTVMAGRVSPQDLAAVALGNSIWVPVFLLMTGILLATTPKVAQRFGAGAHTEIGPLVRQALWLALAVGIAAAVILWNAEIILSLMNVDPALIEPAMGYLRAVACGFPAVALYHVLRCFSDGLGHTRPSMVIGLCGLALNIPLNYIFIYGKLGLPAMGGVGCGWATGLVMGFMFLSMLWWVKWAPFYQPSKIFSNFEWPQWPVLKRLLSVGLPIGIAVFAESSIFAVIALLIGGLGATVVAGHQIALNFSSMVFMIPYSLGMAATVRVGQALGRGEPREARFAAGVSMAAALGYACLSASLMLLLREQIAQIYTPDRAVIVVATTLLVYSALFQFSDAIQVTAAGALRGYQDTRVTMILTLFAYWGIGLPVGYALGLTDWFGEPSGPSGLWQGLVVGLTCAGGMLAVRLASSARKRIRAAKMA, encoded by the coding sequence ATGCTTGCCCAAACCCGCTTGCAACGCGTCAGCACCGAGTTCTACAGCCTGCTGAAGCTGGCAACGCCGATCATCATTGCCCAACTGGCCAACACTGCAATGGGCTTCGTCGATACCGTGATGGCTGGCCGGGTCAGCCCGCAGGATCTGGCCGCGGTGGCGCTGGGCAACTCGATCTGGGTGCCGGTGTTTCTGCTGATGACCGGCATTCTGCTGGCCACCACGCCCAAGGTCGCGCAGCGCTTCGGCGCAGGCGCGCATACCGAGATCGGCCCGCTGGTGCGCCAGGCACTGTGGCTGGCGCTGGCCGTAGGCATCGCGGCAGCGGTAATTTTGTGGAACGCGGAAATCATCCTCAGCCTGATGAATGTCGACCCGGCGCTGATCGAACCGGCCATGGGTTACCTGCGCGCCGTGGCCTGCGGCTTTCCGGCCGTAGCGCTGTACCACGTGCTGCGCTGCTTCAGTGACGGCCTCGGGCATACCCGGCCGAGCATGGTCATCGGTCTGTGCGGCCTGGCGCTGAATATTCCGCTCAATTACATCTTTATCTACGGCAAGCTCGGCCTGCCAGCCATGGGCGGCGTCGGCTGCGGCTGGGCCACTGGTCTGGTGATGGGCTTTATGTTCCTGAGCATGCTCTGGTGGGTGAAGTGGGCGCCGTTCTATCAACCGAGCAAAATCTTCAGCAACTTCGAATGGCCGCAGTGGCCGGTGCTCAAGCGCCTGCTTTCGGTCGGTCTGCCGATTGGCATCGCGGTGTTTGCCGAGTCGAGCATTTTCGCTGTGATCGCGCTGCTGATCGGCGGCCTAGGCGCCACCGTTGTGGCCGGGCACCAGATCGCCCTGAACTTCAGCTCCATGGTCTTCATGATCCCCTATTCCCTCGGCATGGCCGCCACCGTGCGCGTCGGTCAGGCCCTCGGCCGTGGCGAGCCGCGTGAAGCGCGCTTTGCTGCGGGGGTAAGCATGGCGGCGGCGCTAGGCTACGCCTGCCTGTCGGCCAGTCTGATGCTGCTGTTGCGCGAACAAATTGCGCAGATCTATACCCCGGACCGCGCAGTGATTGTGGTGGCCACCACGCTGTTGGTGTATTCGGCGCTGTTCCAGTTCTCCGATGCTATTCAGGTAACCGCAGCCGGCGCGCTGCGTGGCTATCAGGACACCCGCGTGACCATGATCCTGACCCTGTTCGCCTATTGGGGCATAGGCTTGCCGGTGGGCTATGCGCTCGGCCTGACCGACTGGTTCGGCGAGCCCAGCGGGCCCAGCGGGCTCTGGCAGGGCCTGGTGGTCGGCCTGACCTGTGCCGGTGGCATGCTCGCCGTGCGCTTGGCCAGCAGCGCGCGCAAACGTATTCGAGCCGCTAAGATGGCCTGA
- the pdxB gene encoding 4-phosphoerythronate dehydrogenase PdxB: MRIVADENIPLLDEFFAGFGEIRRLPGRSIDAAAVADADLLLVRSVTQVNRALLEGSPVRFVGTCTIGTDHLDLDYFQQAGITWASAPGCNARGVVDYVLGSLLVLAEQQGVDLATRTYGIVGAGQVGSRLLKVLRDLGWRVLVCDPPRQAVEGGDFVSLQQVLDECDVISLHTPLERLGDHPTYHLFDHARLSALKPGSWLINASRGAVVDNQALRELLMQRTDLQVVLDVWEGEPQADVDLAALCRIATPHIAGYSLDGKLRGTAQIYQALCQYLGVAPSVELQQLMPAAWLSELTIDASADPAWALASICRAVYDPRRDDADFRRSLQGDVATRRTAFDGLRKHYPMRREIDGLAVCVKDDAPTLVSLVQALGAKLKA; the protein is encoded by the coding sequence ATGCGCATCGTTGCTGACGAAAATATCCCTCTGCTTGACGAATTCTTTGCCGGGTTTGGCGAGATTCGCCGCCTGCCCGGCCGCAGTATTGATGCGGCGGCGGTCGCCGATGCCGACCTGTTGCTGGTGCGCTCGGTGACTCAGGTTAACCGCGCGCTGCTCGAAGGCTCGCCAGTAAGATTTGTCGGTACCTGCACCATCGGCACCGACCATCTGGACCTCGACTACTTCCAGCAGGCCGGCATCACCTGGGCCAGCGCACCGGGCTGCAATGCCCGTGGCGTGGTTGATTATGTGCTGGGCAGCCTGCTGGTATTGGCCGAGCAGCAGGGCGTTGATCTTGCAACGCGCACCTATGGGATAGTAGGCGCGGGGCAGGTTGGTAGCCGTTTGCTCAAGGTGCTGCGTGACCTGGGCTGGCGTGTGCTGGTCTGCGATCCGCCGCGTCAGGCGGTGGAGGGTGGCGATTTCGTCAGCTTGCAGCAGGTGCTGGATGAGTGTGACGTGATCAGCCTGCATACGCCGCTGGAACGTCTGGGCGATCACCCGACGTATCACCTGTTCGATCACGCGCGTTTGAGCGCGCTCAAACCAGGCAGTTGGCTGATCAATGCCAGCCGTGGCGCGGTGGTGGATAACCAGGCCTTGCGTGAGTTGCTGATGCAACGCACTGACCTGCAAGTGGTGCTGGATGTCTGGGAGGGTGAGCCGCAGGCGGATGTTGATCTGGCCGCGTTATGCCGCATCGCCACGCCGCATATTGCCGGTTACAGCCTGGACGGCAAGCTGCGCGGCACGGCGCAGATCTACCAGGCGCTGTGTCAGTACCTGGGCGTTGCGCCCAGCGTTGAACTGCAGCAACTGATGCCTGCCGCCTGGCTAAGTGAGCTGACTATCGATGCCAGCGCTGATCCGGCCTGGGCCTTGGCCAGTATCTGCCGTGCGGTGTATGACCCGCGCCGCGATGATGCGGATTTTCGCCGTAGCCTGCAGGGCGATGTGGCAACCCGGCGTACGGCGTTTGACGGGCTGCGCAAGCACTACCCGATGCGCCGGGAAATTGACGGATTGGCGGTTTGCGTAAAGGATGATGCGCCGACGTTGGTCAGCCTGGTGCAGGCGTTGGGCGCAAAGCTGAAGGCGTAG
- a CDS encoding PA1571 family protein: protein MRRPAMHSQQQNSQKAPTMPIGGFVIDAQGREIPITEEMIQQACNALEKAQQQASQAK, encoded by the coding sequence ATGAGGAGACCCGCCATGCACAGCCAACAACAGAATTCGCAAAAAGCCCCGACCATGCCGATTGGCGGCTTTGTCATCGACGCCCAGGGCCGTGAAATTCCGATCACCGAAGAGATGATCCAACAGGCCTGCAACGCGCTGGAAAAAGCTCAACAGCAAGCCTCTCAAGCCAAGTAA
- a CDS encoding ATP-NAD kinase family protein, with translation MGLFHIGLIINPLAGLGGPAGFKGSDGMAEQALALGVEAKAALRTQTALEVLLPLRERLEFVTFPGAMGADLLTEMGFAHRVVGELGEGPSSAADTCQAVELLQDVGVALILFAGGDGTARDICAAAREGQPVLGIPAGVKIQSGVYAISPRAAGELTARLIEGGLVRLSSGEVRDIDESALREGRVTARWYGELTVPQEGGYVQQVKQGGVESEELVLNDLADWLQDSWETDVRYVFGPGSTLHGLAQNLGVQTTLLGVDVIENGQLLASDVTEAQLFELIDGHPARLLVTAIGGQGHIIGRGNQQISPRVLRAIGLENLRVVATKRKLGTLEGRPLLVDSGDVALDDTFPDAVRVWAGYKEELLYPVGK, from the coding sequence ATGGGGCTTTTCCATATTGGCTTGATCATCAACCCATTGGCCGGGCTGGGCGGCCCGGCGGGGTTCAAGGGCAGTGACGGCATGGCCGAGCAGGCCCTGGCTTTGGGGGTTGAAGCCAAAGCGGCGCTGCGCACGCAAACGGCGCTTGAGGTGTTGCTGCCGCTACGTGAACGTCTGGAGTTCGTCACCTTTCCCGGCGCCATGGGCGCCGATCTGCTGACCGAGATGGGCTTTGCCCACCGTGTGGTCGGTGAGCTGGGCGAAGGGCCGAGCAGCGCCGCCGATACCTGTCAGGCCGTTGAACTGCTGCAGGATGTTGGCGTGGCGCTGATTCTGTTTGCCGGCGGCGATGGCACGGCGCGGGATATCTGCGCCGCAGCGCGCGAAGGGCAGCCAGTGCTGGGGATTCCGGCTGGGGTAAAGATCCAGTCCGGGGTCTACGCTATCAGCCCGCGCGCCGCCGGCGAGCTGACCGCACGGCTGATCGAGGGCGGCCTGGTGCGCCTGAGCAGTGGTGAAGTGCGCGATATCGATGAAAGCGCCCTGCGCGAAGGCCGCGTGACCGCGCGCTGGTACGGCGAGCTGACCGTACCGCAGGAAGGCGGCTATGTGCAGCAGGTCAAGCAGGGCGGGGTGGAGTCCGAAGAGCTGGTGCTGAATGATCTGGCCGACTGGCTGCAGGACAGCTGGGAAACCGATGTGCGCTATGTGTTCGGCCCCGGCTCGACCCTGCATGGCCTGGCGCAGAACCTCGGCGTGCAGACCACCTTGCTCGGCGTCGATGTGATCGAGAATGGTCAGCTGTTGGCCAGTGATGTCACCGAGGCGCAGTTGTTCGAGCTGATTGATGGCCATCCAGCGCGGCTGCTGGTGACTGCGATTGGCGGCCAGGGTCATATTATTGGCCGCGGCAATCAGCAGATCAGCCCACGGGTGCTGCGCGCCATCGGCCTGGAGAACCTGCGTGTCGTCGCTACCAAGCGCAAGCTCGGCACGCTGGAAGGCCGGCCGTTGCTGGTGGACAGCGGCGACGTGGCGCTGGACGATACCTTTCCCGATGCCGTGCGGGTGTGGGCCGGTTATAAGGAAGAGCTGCTGTATCCCGTGGGCAAATAG
- a CDS encoding DUF1287 domain-containing protein, whose translation MRAILLFALAMLLSAQAWALQGDALVTAAREQVGVTLSYDPAYRRLSYPNGDVPLNTGVCTDVVIRALRKQGLDLQQAVHQDMRANFRLYPKNWGLSRPDSNIDHRRVPNLMTWFKRQGWALALGQDAERYRPGDIVTWDLGGGLTHIGIISDRQAGSGVPLVLHNIGRGTQEEDILFSFKITGHYRIPAA comes from the coding sequence ATGCGGGCGATTCTGCTGTTTGCATTGGCTATGTTGCTAAGCGCCCAGGCCTGGGCACTGCAGGGCGATGCCCTGGTCACAGCGGCCCGCGAGCAGGTCGGCGTAACCCTGAGTTATGACCCCGCCTACCGCCGCCTGAGTTACCCCAATGGCGATGTACCGCTTAATACCGGTGTGTGCACTGATGTGGTAATCCGCGCGCTGCGCAAGCAAGGCCTGGATTTGCAGCAAGCGGTGCATCAGGATATGCGCGCGAATTTTCGCCTGTATCCCAAGAACTGGGGGCTAAGCCGCCCCGACAGCAATATTGACCACCGCCGTGTGCCTAACTTGATGACTTGGTTCAAGCGTCAGGGCTGGGCGCTGGCGCTTGGCCAGGATGCTGAGCGCTATCGGCCTGGTGATATCGTCACCTGGGATCTGGGCGGCGGCCTGACCCATATCGGCATTATCAGCGACCGCCAAGCCGGTAGCGGCGTACCCCTGGTGCTGCACAATATCGGCCGCGGCACCCAGGAAGAGGACATTCTCTTCAGCTTTAAGATTACCGGTCACTACCGTATTCCCGCAGCCTGA
- a CDS encoding thiol-disulfide oxidoreductase DCC family protein: MQEQSQTPPPLIQPGERVVLFDGICKLCNGWAKFLIRHDVEQRFRLASVQSAEGQALLKWGGLPTDHFDSMALIENGQMLLRSDAVLSIVALLPQPWRWLAWLRLIPRPVRDWCYDRIALNRYRLFGRYDSCLIPNADHARRFLHD, translated from the coding sequence ATGCAGGAGCAATCACAAACACCGCCACCGCTTATCCAGCCTGGCGAACGCGTGGTGCTATTTGATGGGATATGTAAGCTGTGTAACGGTTGGGCTAAGTTTCTGATTCGCCATGACGTTGAGCAGCGCTTTCGCTTGGCCTCGGTGCAGTCGGCCGAGGGCCAGGCGTTATTGAAGTGGGGCGGTTTGCCCACCGATCATTTCGACAGCATGGCGCTGATCGAGAATGGTCAGATGCTGTTGCGCTCGGACGCAGTGTTGAGCATTGTCGCCCTGCTGCCGCAGCCATGGCGCTGGCTGGCCTGGCTGCGGCTGATCCCACGGCCTGTGCGCGACTGGTGCTACGACCGTATTGCCCTGAATCGCTACCGGCTATTTGGTCGCTACGACAGTTGCCTCATACCAAACGCCGACCATGCCCGGCGCTTCTTGCATGACTGA
- a CDS encoding DoxX-like family protein produces MTDPRLQQIAWVARIALALVFIWHGLVPKILWLSPDELTMIQAHNLPAPVWVARIAGLAEITLGLLLLWRRQRWPLLLAGVLLIGLLLDVALFSPHLLLQAFNPLSTNLAALALCWLAWRAETPQSPSH; encoded by the coding sequence ATGACTGATCCCCGTTTACAGCAGATCGCCTGGGTCGCGCGTATCGCCCTGGCGCTGGTGTTTATCTGGCACGGCCTGGTGCCGAAGATTCTCTGGCTAAGCCCGGATGAGCTGACGATGATCCAGGCCCATAACCTGCCGGCTCCCGTATGGGTAGCGCGCATCGCCGGGCTGGCGGAAATTACTCTGGGTTTGTTGCTGCTGTGGCGGCGTCAGCGTTGGCCCTTGCTGCTGGCCGGCGTGCTGTTGATTGGGCTGCTGCTTGATGTGGCGCTATTCAGCCCCCATCTACTGCTGCAGGCATTCAATCCGCTGAGCACCAACCTCGCCGCCCTGGCGCTGTGTTGGCTGGCCTGGCGGGCGGAAACGCCGCAATCGCCTTCTCATTAA
- a CDS encoding ABC transporter transmembrane domain-containing protein — protein sequence MLSILSSRQRNALRMAWRFIAPYRGRVFGALLALMFTAAITLSMGQGIKLLVDQGLATQSPAALQQSIGLFFVLVLALAIGTFTRFYLVSWIGERFVADIRKRVFNHLIELHPGFYESNRSSEIQSRLTADTTLLQSVIGSSLSMALRNLIMLVGGSVLLVVTNAKLSGIVLMALPLVVAPILIFGRRVRALSRQSQDRVADVGSYVGEVLGQIKTVQAYNHQNEDKRRFGLSAEAAFDTARQRIAQRAWLITVVIVLVLGAVGVMLWVGGMDVIAGRISGGELAAFVFYSLIVGSAFGTLSEVIGELQRAAGAAERIAELLQARNEITPPATDALHLTRPVQGRIELQGLRFAYPSRPGSFAVDGIDLQVAAGETLALVGPSGAGKSTLFDLLLRFFDPQQGGILIDGVPIQQLDPRELRNSFALVSQNPALFFGSVEDNIRYGRTDASLAEVEAAAKAAHAHEFIMKLPDGYQTHLGDAGLGLSGGQRQRLAIARALLVDAPILLLDEATSALDAESEHLIQQALPPLMEGRTTLVIAHRLSTVKSADRIAVIEHGKLAAIGSHSELVSNSPLYARLAELQFNSDSVETA from the coding sequence ATGCTTTCGATCCTGTCTTCCCGTCAGCGCAATGCCCTGCGCATGGCGTGGCGCTTTATCGCGCCGTATCGCGGTCGCGTGTTCGGGGCCTTGCTGGCGCTGATGTTTACTGCGGCCATCACTCTGTCCATGGGGCAGGGCATCAAACTGCTGGTCGATCAGGGTCTGGCCACTCAATCGCCGGCAGCCTTGCAGCAGTCGATCGGGCTGTTTTTTGTGCTGGTGCTGGCACTGGCCATCGGCACCTTTACTCGGTTTTACCTGGTGTCGTGGATTGGCGAGCGTTTTGTCGCCGATATCCGCAAGCGCGTGTTCAACCACCTGATCGAACTGCATCCAGGCTTTTATGAGAGCAACCGCAGCTCGGAGATTCAGTCGCGTCTGACTGCCGATACCACGCTGCTGCAATCGGTGATCGGCTCGTCGCTGTCGATGGCGCTGCGCAACCTGATCATGCTGGTCGGCGGCAGTGTGCTGCTGGTGGTGACCAACGCCAAGCTCAGCGGCATCGTGTTGATGGCGCTGCCGCTGGTGGTCGCGCCGATTCTGATATTCGGCCGCCGCGTGCGCGCGCTGTCGCGGCAGAGCCAGGACCGGGTGGCAGATGTCGGCAGCTATGTCGGCGAGGTGCTGGGGCAGATCAAGACCGTACAAGCCTACAACCACCAGAATGAGGACAAGCGCCGTTTCGGCCTGTCCGCCGAGGCCGCCTTCGACACTGCGCGTCAGCGGATTGCCCAGCGTGCCTGGCTGATTACCGTGGTGATCGTGCTGGTGCTCGGCGCGGTGGGGGTGATGCTCTGGGTCGGTGGCATGGACGTGATCGCTGGGCGGATTTCCGGCGGTGAGCTGGCGGCGTTCGTGTTCTACAGCCTGATTGTCGGCTCGGCCTTTGGCACCTTGAGTGAGGTGATCGGCGAGCTGCAACGCGCCGCTGGCGCTGCCGAGCGCATCGCCGAGCTGTTGCAGGCGCGCAATGAAATCACCCCACCGGCTACGGATGCCTTGCATCTGACCCGGCCGGTGCAGGGCCGCATCGAACTGCAAGGGCTGCGTTTCGCCTATCCGTCGCGCCCCGGTAGTTTCGCCGTGGACGGTATTGATCTACAGGTTGCAGCGGGGGAAACCCTGGCGCTGGTCGGGCCGTCTGGCGCAGGTAAATCGACGCTGTTTGATCTGCTGTTGCGCTTTTTCGACCCGCAGCAGGGCGGCATCCTGATCGACGGCGTGCCGATCCAGCAGCTTGATCCGCGCGAGCTGCGCAACAGCTTTGCCCTGGTGTCGCAGAATCCGGCGCTGTTCTTCGGCTCGGTGGAGGACAACATTCGCTATGGACGTACCGATGCCAGCCTGGCTGAGGTCGAAGCTGCGGCCAAAGCGGCGCATGCCCACGAATTTATTATGAAGCTGCCGGATGGCTACCAGACTCACCTCGGCGATGCCGGGTTGGGACTTTCCGGTGGTCAGCGTCAGCGCCTGGCGATTGCTCGGGCATTGCTGGTGGATGCGCCGATTCTGCTACTGGATGAAGCTACTAGCGCGCTGGATGCCGAGAGCGAACATCTGATTCAGCAAGCCTTGCCGCCGCTGATGGAAGGCCGAACCACCCTGGTGATTGCCCATCGCCTGTCCACGGTAAAAAGCGCTGACCGCATCGCAGTGATCGAGCACGGCAAGCTGGCGGCTATCGGCAGCCATAGCGAGCTGGTCAGTAACAGTCCGCTGTATGCGCGGCTGGCCGAGTTGCAGTTCAATAGCGACAGCGTAGAAACCGCCTGA